From Stigmatopora nigra isolate UIUO_SnigA chromosome 5, RoL_Snig_1.1, whole genome shotgun sequence, a single genomic window includes:
- the LOC144196885 gene encoding general transcription factor II-I repeat domain-containing protein 2-like, which translates to MSGPKKRKVDSECRVFNKEWTTKYFFTEVRSTAVCLICQETIAVFKEYNISCHFATKHANYASKQSTQQQAATAQRLVANLQSQQNFFHRQTAIQEASTKTSFLLAFKLAKASKPFSEGEFLKECMIETAGVLCPESKGKFEKISLSRRTITRRVELIDEDIVSELNKKAATFKLFSLALDESTDIKDTAQLLIFIRGINKSFEITEELLSMEPLKGKTRGEDLYEHLSAVVERMKLPWNKLANVTTDGSPNLTGKNVGLLKRIQDKVKEQNPEQDLIFLHCIIHQESLCKSVLQLNHVMDPVVKLVNFIRARGLNHRQFITFLEETDADHQDLLYQSRVRWLSLGKVLQRVWELKEEIISFLELIGKSEEFPELRDVNWLCDFAFSVDIFSHMNELNVKLQGKDQFVHNMYTNVQAFKSKLILFSRQMSNKSFSHFPTLATLKEATRNIKKYCKTLDDLHREFCRRFSDFEKIEKSLLLVSCPLSQDPETAPLELQLELIDLQSDSTSKEKFNSSKLDDFYASLNEAMFPNLRRMAQKMLVLFGSTYVCEQTFSIMNINKARHRSKLTDQHLRSILRLSTTKLTPNFDALAKKGDQQHCSH; encoded by the coding sequence atgagcggaccaaagaaaaggaaagtggacagtgagtgtcgtgtatttaataaagagtggacaactaaatatttcttcactgaagtccgatcaacagctgtatgtctgatatgccaagaaactattgctgttttcaaagagtacaatatcagctgtcactttgccacgaagcatgcaaactacgctagcaagcagtcaacacaacaacaagcggctactgctcagagattggtggctaatttgcagagtcagcagaatttttttcaccgccaaactgcaattcaagaggcaagcacaaagacaagctttttgctggccttcaaactggcaaaggctagcaagcctttctccgaaggcgagtttttgaaagaatgcatgatagagacagcaggtgttttgtgtccggagagcaaaggcaagttcgaaaaaatcagcttatcacgcaggacaataactcgccgtgtggaactcattgatgaagatatagtgagcgagttaaacaaaaaagcggcaacctttaagttattttcattagcgcttgatgaaagtacggacattaaagacactgctcagctcctcatttttatccgcgggataaacaaaagttttgagataaCTGAGGAACTTTTGAGCATGGAGCCGCTGAAGGGGAAAACGCGAGGCGAGGACTTATATGAACATTTGTCTGCTGTCGTTGAGAGAATGAAACTACCATGGAATAAACTTGCCAATGTCACCACAGATGGATCGCCAAatttaactggaaaaaacgTCGGACTGCTGAAAAGAATCCAGGATAAGGTGAAAGAACAAAACCCTGAGCAGGATCTTATCTTCCTTCATTGCATAATTCATCAGGAGTCTCTGTGTAAGTCTGTATTGCAGCTTAATCATGTCATGGATCCAGTTGTAAAACTTGTTAATTTCATACGCGCACGAGGACTTAATCACCGTCAGTTCATTACGTTCTTGGAGGAAACTGATGCGGATCACCAGGACTTACTCTACCAATCCCGTGTCCGCTGGTTAAGTTTGGGCAAAGTGCTACAACGAGTATGGGAGCTCAAAGAGGAGATCATCTCCTTTTTGGAGTTAATTGGGAAATCCGAAGAGTTTCCCGAGCTGAGAGACGTGAACTGGTTGTGTGACTTTGCTttttctgttgacattttttcgcACATGAATGAGCTGAACGTGAAACTACAGGGGAAAGATCAATTTGTACAcaacatgtacacaaatgtgcAAGCCTTCAAATCGAAGCTGATTTTATTCTCCagacaaatgtcaaacaaatcGTTCTCTCATTTTCCCACTCTAGCCACGCTAAAAGAGGCCACCCGAAACATaaagaaatactgcaaaacaCTGGACGACCTGCACAGAGAATTCTGCCGTCGGTTCTcagattttgaaaaaattgagAAGTCACTTCTGTTGGTCTCCTGTCCATTATCACAAGACCCTGAAACAGCGCCACTGGAGCTGCAATTGGAACTGATCGATCTTCAGTCCGATTCCACTTCAAAGGAGAAGTTTAACTCTTCTAAACTGGATGACTTTTACGCTTCACTTAATGAAGCCATGTTTCCAAACCTGCGGAGGATGGCACAGAAGATGCTGGTGTTGTTTGGCTCGACCTACGTTTGTGAGCAGACGTTCAGCATTATGAACATCAACAAAGCCCGTCACAGATCCAAGTTAACTGACCAACACCTCCGATCTATCCTGAGactttccacaacaaaactaacaccaaactttgatgcactggcaaaaaagggagaccaacaacactgttcccactga